In Kangiella koreensis DSM 16069, a single window of DNA contains:
- a CDS encoding toxin VasX, with amino-acid sequence MGREQFSATQSATDPILPCEKGIRPIFPTRFAIKPSVLNELSKSPRAICQESSIINTGDHELRRIRQGYVYIFVPNQIEDEDSRTETSNGYWMVFRYQTQLDDFNSHVLEDYGSIPFSIRNPDTDPYVGLDYSFRQYSWLDGYAAGRWGFNDSKIYPYVYVPKQVTKIEIAYSEHRWPAKFFERAEVDASFRKTLMVPIDLAPQRTDFSMPMSELEHHVVDFKKDLFSDISFIPNYADAHTGIFPQDSEDVLSGIKELECARIIALHDPIGRVLDINERIHKNDNERTIYNAEYQYPLVTARAVEQIYDVVDDANYLKKFFNDDIVQDQSMWRSYINQSEEFDAVANNLYATHKQSVAHKMDYSIHHQLKQTLELISGTGDEYDCELLVYCTGLLSQLYEGVGNSVQGSQYLEATISKREQGNKAVANIYEGLISQWAKVALAVKVGAQERLSYSLKAFEAFDSFLLVNGPEFAKLRLHYNNPNFMSVLNELYDVKGFSKRPLTIDDVKKVFESGFIPDTSHVDAASANFSQRGGAASIEAQQGITVSSGNRTSTVDMTYIQLEGELVPAAGFDKRAGEVGVSQQKLAGLSVFLNLYSAFDILENRDKSSAGTTLGRIGENFYINLIVAVGSSVNDVYECRRVFANGQFRQIASKSIVNNVYKEFNKSGLLTRSGVNVSRARAGAISGAQVSKFAGKALGIAGILLTSFMAYDGFRTDRKAKGWGNALAAVGSVALMLTTVLGPVGAIVGVILVITGIILEYFGTLNPIEDWAYNCFWGKSDYYWGEGKDRAKLDRLIKESTILAYPDKASYQTMLDHFNKEMKSFENLFLGIKVQNISRKGRQFEVVLPRTPVAASQFTLNIRVREELVLLSMDRHGGETVRQVHLAKQYQYQPGSRIVIVDLSQQAWKNLPVVKVDIEYIDPDGKKFMLNDHQIFKSDQSFWMWKHEYER; translated from the coding sequence ATGGGACGTGAACAATTCTCTGCGACACAATCTGCTACTGATCCAATACTGCCTTGTGAAAAAGGTATTCGACCGATATTCCCAACACGTTTTGCTATAAAGCCCAGCGTGTTGAACGAACTGTCCAAGTCTCCGCGAGCTATCTGTCAGGAAAGCAGCATCATTAATACCGGCGATCATGAGCTTCGCCGCATTCGTCAAGGTTACGTCTATATTTTTGTACCAAATCAAATTGAAGATGAAGATAGCAGAACTGAAACCAGCAATGGTTACTGGATGGTGTTTCGTTACCAAACGCAGCTCGATGATTTTAATTCTCATGTCTTAGAAGACTATGGTTCCATTCCATTTTCGATCCGTAATCCTGATACGGATCCGTATGTTGGACTTGATTATTCATTTAGACAATACAGCTGGTTAGACGGTTATGCAGCAGGACGTTGGGGCTTTAACGATTCCAAAATCTATCCCTATGTCTATGTGCCTAAACAAGTCACTAAAATAGAAATCGCCTACAGCGAACACCGTTGGCCAGCCAAGTTTTTTGAAAGAGCAGAAGTCGACGCAAGTTTCCGCAAGACTCTGATGGTGCCGATTGATTTAGCGCCACAACGAACAGACTTCTCCATGCCAATGTCAGAGCTAGAACATCATGTAGTCGACTTTAAAAAGGATTTGTTCTCAGACATTTCATTCATCCCTAATTATGCCGATGCACATACCGGCATTTTCCCACAAGACTCGGAGGATGTGCTCAGTGGTATTAAAGAGCTGGAGTGTGCCCGCATCATTGCACTTCACGATCCAATAGGCCGAGTGCTGGATATTAATGAGCGCATTCATAAGAATGATAATGAGCGGACGATTTATAATGCAGAATATCAATATCCACTGGTAACAGCTCGGGCCGTAGAGCAAATTTATGATGTCGTTGATGATGCTAATTATTTAAAGAAGTTTTTTAATGACGATATTGTACAAGATCAAAGTATGTGGCGAAGTTATATCAATCAATCTGAGGAGTTTGATGCTGTAGCAAATAATTTATATGCAACTCATAAACAAAGTGTTGCTCATAAAATGGATTACTCTATTCATCATCAGCTGAAGCAAACCTTGGAGTTGATCAGCGGGACTGGTGATGAATATGATTGTGAACTTTTAGTATATTGCACAGGACTATTGTCCCAGTTGTATGAAGGTGTGGGGAATTCGGTTCAAGGATCTCAATATCTTGAAGCGACTATTTCAAAACGTGAACAGGGAAATAAAGCGGTAGCTAATATTTATGAAGGGCTTATTTCGCAGTGGGCAAAAGTAGCTCTTGCAGTAAAAGTTGGGGCACAAGAAAGGTTAAGTTATTCTTTAAAAGCTTTTGAGGCCTTTGATTCATTCTTACTAGTCAACGGTCCAGAATTTGCCAAGTTAAGACTGCATTATAACAATCCGAATTTCATGAGTGTCTTAAATGAATTGTATGATGTTAAAGGTTTTAGTAAGCGTCCCTTAACCATTGATGACGTTAAGAAGGTTTTTGAATCAGGCTTTATTCCAGATACCAGTCATGTGGATGCTGCTAGTGCTAACTTTTCTCAAAGAGGAGGTGCTGCGAGCATAGAGGCTCAACAAGGCATTACTGTTTCTTCTGGCAATAGAACTTCAACTGTTGATATGACTTACATTCAGCTTGAGGGAGAGCTTGTTCCTGCCGCGGGATTTGATAAAAGAGCAGGAGAGGTTGGCGTATCGCAGCAAAAGCTAGCTGGCCTATCCGTTTTTCTTAATCTCTACTCAGCATTTGATATTCTAGAGAACCGTGACAAAAGCAGCGCCGGAACAACGCTAGGTCGAATCGGTGAAAATTTTTATATTAATCTTATCGTTGCTGTTGGTTCCTCGGTAAATGATGTCTATGAATGTCGAAGAGTATTTGCCAATGGCCAGTTTCGCCAGATAGCCTCTAAAAGTATTGTTAATAATGTTTATAAGGAATTTAACAAGAGCGGCCTTTTGACTCGTAGTGGTGTTAATGTCAGCAGAGCCAGGGCTGGTGCCATTTCAGGCGCGCAGGTATCTAAGTTTGCTGGTAAGGCTTTAGGCATAGCTGGAATCTTACTGACTTCCTTTATGGCATATGACGGTTTTAGAACCGACAGAAAAGCCAAAGGCTGGGGCAATGCTCTAGCTGCAGTTGGCTCGGTAGCTTTGATGCTCACTACCGTGCTTGGTCCTGTCGGAGCAATAGTTGGTGTGATACTGGTTATAACAGGCATAATTCTGGAATATTTTGGAACTTTAAACCCAATAGAAGACTGGGCATATAATTGCTTTTGGGGTAAGTCAGATTATTATTGGGGGGAAGGTAAGGATAGGGCTAAGCTCGATAGATTAATTAAAGAGTCCACAATCCTTGCCTATCCTGACAAAGCTAGTTATCAAACTATGCTGGATCATTTTAATAAAGAAATGAAATCTTTTGAGAATTTGTTTCTTGGGATAAAGGTTCAGAATATATCTAGAAAAGGGCGGCAGTTTGAAGTTGTTCTTCCTAGAACTCCAGTCGCAGCAAGTCAATTCACATTAAATATTAGAGTTAGAGAGGAGCTGGTATTACTCAGTATGGATAGACATGGTGGTGAAACTGTTAGGCAGGTACATCTTGCTAAACAATATCAGTATCAGCCCGGTTCACGAATTGTCATTGTTGACTTATCTCAACAAGCTTGGAAGAACTTACCAGTGGTGAAAGTTGATATTGAATATATTGATCCGGATGGCAAGAAATTTATGCTTAATGATCATCAGATATTTAAATCTGATCAAAGCTTCTGGATGTGGAAACATGAATATGAAAGGTAA